The DNA segment ATTCGGCCCGCAGGCATGCGCTGGATCACATGGCAAACGAGCGACCCCCAAGGGAGTGAAGGAATCACTTCACTTTCCGCCCAATCCCTGGTAAGTGCTCTCGTTTGGTGGTCTGTTCCCGAAGCAGTCACGTAGCGCCGTTCGCCATAGCGTGGGCAGGCCGACAATACATTACCAATAGATTTCACGTCCCCCGAGACGAGGGGTCGTGCTTGTATTTGCTCCGCCGCCTATTGAAACGACAGCCCGTTGGGTTTCGAAGAAATTTGGGCGGGTCGCGATGTTGGCGGAGGTTTATGAACCGCTTGTTGCTTTGACGTATTCGACCAAGGCGATAACGTTTTCAACGGGGGTCTGCTGGAGGACGCCGTGGCCCAGATTGAAAATATGTCCGGGACGGCCGGCCGCTTGAGCGAGGACTTCGCTGGCTCGCAGGCGAATCTGTTCGGGGTCGCCCAGCAGGACTGCGGGATCGAGGTTTCCTTGGACGGGGCGATCATGGCCAATGCGTTGCCAAGCCGTGTCTAGCGGGATGCGCCAATCCACGCCGACAACCGTTCGGCGATCGCCTCGAAGGAGTGGAAGCAATTCGGGATTGCCGGTTGCAAAATTGATCACGGGAACACCTGGGGTGATCCCCTCAAAAATTTGCTTCATGTGGGGCAGCACAAACTGCCCATAGTCGATCGGGCTGAGGCAGCCTGCCCAGCTGTCGAATAATTGCACGCACTGGGCACCCGCGGCAATCTGTGCGTTTAGGTATCGAACGACCGAACGCGCCAGTTTGCCCATCAAACTATGCCATGCACCTGCATCGGTGTGCATCAGCTGTTTGGTGTGGACGTATTGTCGACTACCACCCCCTTCAATCGCATAACTGGCGAGCGTGAATGGGGAACCGGCAAACCCGATCAGAGGGAGATGTTGCGGCAAATCGGCACGTGTCTGGCGAACCGTTTCAAAAACAAAATCGAGCGAGGAAACGTCTTCTAGTTCTTGGACTCGATCGACTTCGTTGGGAGACCGGATGGGGTTATGGATGACCGGTCCGTCTCCTTTGACAAATTCCAGATCGAAACCCATCGGTTCCAGGATCGGCAATAGGTCGGAAAAGATAATCGCCGCGTCGACTCCAAGACGGTCGACTGCCGTGCACATCACTTCGCTGCAGAGTTCCGGTTTCTTACACAGTTCCAGGAACGACTGTTTGGCTCGGACTTCGCGGTATTCCTGCATGTAGCGTCCCGCCTGTCGCATCAGCCAGATCGGAGTCCGTTCGGTCGATTCGCCGCGGCAGGCCCGCATGAAAAGACTCTCTTGGCTTGGATGTGGTATGCGTTCGCCCGTCACAGGATCCATCACAGTCGTTACTTTCTTGTATTCTCCCAGCGTGCGACATCGTTTTGCGGCTTCAACAACCAGATGTCCCATCTTGGGATGAGGGGGTTCAAAATCAGCGGTTAGTTCACATTCTTGTAGCATTTCGGTCGTGGTCGGACCAATCGATCCGACGACCATGCTTCGCAGACGCGTGCGAAGCCGATCGGTCAGCTTCAGGTGCTCGGCCATGCGGAGCATATTAACAACTTGGTGGCCGCTGGTGACCAGCAGGACATCTCGGTCTCCGGCACAGATCGCTCGGACGTTCTGTTCGAGGGCGGAGGTATCTTCGGGGTATTCCCAGCCGTAGACCTTCAGTGCGAGGACTTGCCCGCCGCGGGCTTCCAGGCCGGCGATCAAGCTGGTGTTGGTGATTCCATATTCCTGTACCGCGACCGTTTGGTATTGCACGGGGGCCACCGAATCGACCAGTTGGAGCAGTTCGCGCCAAGTATTCGGTTCACCCACCTTGAAAGTTGGTTTTAGGCCAAATTCACGCATCGCGGCGACCGGTTTCGGGCCGCGGCAAACGGTGGTGATATCGGACAGTGAATCGAGGAATTGCTGCAGGTCGACATGACGCTCGATCGATTTGATCAATTGTCGAAACCCGACCCCGGTTAAGAGGATTACATAGGTAATTTCGCCCGTCATCACGCGATAGGCAAAATCGATCGCGGGCCGATTGGGTTCGATCGGGACCTCTCGCATCGACGGGCTGACATAGGCAACGCCGTTATGTTTCTCGATCAGCCGAGCCATATCGCCGGGGCGACGGCTTTGCAGGGCGGCGACGCGTAAACCGCCAAAATCGGGATCCATAATGCACTTGTCCGGAATTCAGAGTGGGAAACGTTGGTAGTGGTCCTGTAATCAAAGACGCAGGGAATGTATTGTAGACGCCCCATTCGATTCCGTTAGCCCGTGTCACCGACTATGCCGCGCCGCAGTCTTCGTAGCCTTCGGGCTGCCTTACCACTTGATCGTTACCTTTCGACGGTTGAGGAATTACCCCCACTGCTGACCAGTTCCTCGCTGTTTAACAATGATGCGCCCTTGGAAATCGAGGTCGGGTCCGGGAAAGGGCTGTTCATGCAGACCGCATCGGCAGCCGAACCGGATCACAATTTCCTCGGGATCGAAATCGCCCACAAATACGCTGCCTCGGCGGCCGCTCGCTTGGCTCGTAACGAGCAAAGCAATGCGAGAATGGTGGCAGGGGACGCCGAACCCTTGTTTCAGGCGAAGATCCCCGAGGGCTCTTTAGAGGCGGTTCACGTTTATTTTCCCGATCCTTGGTGGAAGACACGCCACAAGGGGCGGCGGGTTCTTAACGAGGCCTTTATCGAAAATGCCACGCGCTGCCTCAGAATCGGTGGACGCTTTCATTTCTGGACCGATGTCCTCGATTATTTCGAATCGACGATCGAAAAAGCTGCCCTGGTCGCTCCCAATCTTGGGCCTCCCATTCCAGAAATCGCCCCGGCTGCCGAACATGATCTGGACTATCGGACTCACTTTGAAAGGCGGAGCCGAAAGCATCGGATCCCGGTCTATCGCGTTTGTTACCGCAAACAGGCGTAGTCCTCTGCCGCGGTCCGCAGTCAAGTAACCGTTTAAGCCTCACCTCGTTTTCCACTTTCTACTGTTTAGGATTCTATCGGATGTCCTCCACTGACCTGTTGGCTGAACTCCGCTGGCGCGGCCTGATTCATCAATGCACCGATGAGGCGGGTTTAGAAAAATTGCTCAGTGAGCCGCAAACGATCTACATCGGTTTCGATCCAACGGCGACCAGTTTGCACATCGGCGGATTGATGCAGTTAATGCTTCTTCGCAGGTTCCAGAAAGCGGGCCATCGACCGATCGCCTTGGTGGGAGGGGCGACCGGGATGATCGGGGATCCGACGGGTAAAAGTGAAGAGCGGAATCTGCTGACCCCCGAGCAGTTGGCTGCGAATGTGGATGGGATCGCAGCCCAGATGCGTGCATTCATCGATTTTGACGGAGACCAGCCTGCGCTGTTGCTGAACAACCATGACTGGATGAAGGACTTTAGTTTTCTAGATTTCTTGCGTGATGTCGGGAAAAACTTTCCCGTCGGAACCATGCTGGGGAAAGAATCGGTCCGAGCTCGCCTGGAGAGTGAATCGGGGCTGAGCTACACCGAATTTAGTTACCAGTTGTTGCAGGCCTACGATTTTGTGCATCTGGCCCGCGAACACGGGTGTTTCATCCAGGGTGGCGGAAGCGATCAGTGGGGCAATATCACCGCTGGAATCGATTTGGCCCGAAGAATGTTGGGCAAACCGCTGGTCGGTTTAACGGCTCCCCTGCTGCTGACCAGCGACGGTCGCAAAATGGGAAAAACGGAAAAGGGAGCCATCTGGTTGGATCCGCAGCGAACCAGCCCCTACGCCTTTTACCAATACTGGCGGAATGTCGAAGATGTGGATGTGATGCGCTGCATCGCGTTCCTCACGGAAATCGACAAAGAAGAATACGACGAACTGGCGGTCAAGGTCGCCGAGGATCCAGGCCGCCGGGAAGCGCCTCAGCGATTGGCTGAATGGATGACCCGGTTCGTTCACGGTGAAGAAGGTTTGCAGGCGGCTTTGAAAGCCAGCAAGATGTTGTTCGGCGGTGAAATCGATTCGCTAAGCGATAACGCACTGGGAGAAATCTTTGAGGACGTTCCCAGTCAGGAATTCCCCCGATCCGCGCTGGAGGGGGAAGGCCTGTGGGTCGTCGAAGCGTTTCAGAAATCGGGTTTGGCAAGCAGCAATGGGGACGCTCGCCGGACGATTAAAGATGGTGGCGCGTACGTAAACAACCGCCGTGTTGTCGACATGGATAACCGTCTGACCGAAAAGGATCTGGCCAGCGAAACGGTCATGGTCCTGCGAAAAGGAAAACGGAAGTACGCCCTGCTGAAATTTTTGTAAAGGCGTAAAGGCAGGATCGCGCTCTAGCGATCCGAGCGTCGCCTTTCGCTCCGCGAAAGAAAAGTCCTTTTGGAGCTACTTTCGCGGACCGAAAGACTACAAAAACCGTCACCTATCAATTTCGCTGCGGCGCACGTCCAGCTGCCAGCGGATGGTTCGAGGAACCGTGTTCTCTTGAGGCGTGATCTTCAATCGTAGCAGCCGGTTGTCTGTATCCAGGCTCCATTCGGCAGCGGGTTGCTGCGCTGCGGAAGTTTGAGCGTCGATCGCCAGCGGGGTCAGGACCAGTGTCTGCTCTCCGTGCGTCACCTGCGCTTGGTTGTCTTGGATGGCGACTTCGACGTTGTCTGACAACCGGTACTGGCTGCCAAGGGCGAGCGGAAAAATGGGGTAGCGGCAGGCGATGTCGAATTTTAGCGACGGGGTTTTGTCGTTTAAAAACGCTTCCACACTGCTGCTCCAGTGCCCTTGGCCCGCTTGCCCAACGGCGAGAGCTGCATCGTTTTCGCCGATCGGTTCGACCGATAATTGCTGAAGGGGTGGGTCGGCGGGCCAGTTGTCCGAAGCGGTTTCCGCTGGATCGGACTGCAACAGGAGCGTGGGATCGCCGGAGCTGGCGAAACTGAAAATTTGATGCTGGTAGCGGTCGCCGGATCGAGGGAAGCGAATTTCAATCCCGGCGCCGTCCTGATTTTTTACCGATAGCTGTAGAGGTTCCATGTTTAGTCCTCCACCGTTAGTTCTGCAAAACGACGTAGCAATTCCAGTCCGTTGGCTTGGCTTTTTTCGGGGTGGAACTGCGTCGCGAACAGATTTCCGCGGCGGATCATTGCACAGAATTCGCCTCCGTAATCGCAGGTCAGGGCAACCACATTGGGATCGGCCGGGACGACGTAGTAGGAGTGTACAAAATAGAAGTACGCCTCCGCGATATTGTCGGGCAAGATCGGTGCCGTCGGTGGGCAGACGTTCACTGTGTTCCAGCCCATGTGTGGAACTTTAAAGCCTGCGGGGCGCTGGAAGCGGACGACTTCGCCTGGCAAAACGCCCAAACCTTCGAATGTTCCACCTTCATACCCGGTGTCAAACAGCAACTGCAGGCCTAAGCAGATTCCAAGGAAGGGGCGGTTGGTCTGGCAGTAGTCCTGGAGTGGCGAAACCAGGTCACGTCGTTTCAGTTCGGCCATCGCCTCGCCGAAACCACCGACGCCGGGCAGGATTAGCCTCTCCGCAGCCGCGATTTCCTTGGGATCGGAGGTGATGTGAGCGGTCGCGCCGACTCGCTCCATCGCTTTTTGGACACTCCGGAGATTGCCCATTTGGTAGTCAACAATGGTGATCATCTGCTTAGCAATACAAGCGAGTCAGGGGCTAGCGGGGAAAATCAAGCTTTAGAAACCTAATCGCCTGAACGGATGGTGTAAACAAACGGATAGTCCGTAGCCGGTATTTTCGGTTCCCCAATAGCGATAGCGCTGGGAATTTCGTGTACGGCGGCCGATCTGATACGTTATAGGGGTGAGGGATTATTATCGATAAACGGTTATCAATCCCATAATGATTGATATTTTGGGTTCTGGAGTCCAAACTGTGTATGGGGCTCATTGCTGTGAATGCAATCAATTAACCAAAGGATTGGCGTTGCTGCTGTTGCTGGAGAGTGAAAGTTGCTCTCTCGGCGGGTGTGGTTTCGCCATGATCCGAGGACTTTTCCGTTCGGCCACTGCTCTAATCTGAGTCGCTTGAATGTCAATCGATAGCGTGCCCTCTTACGATTCCGCATCATCGCGAACCCCTGTTCCTTTGGCTGGGGGGCCGGATAGTGGTGCGTCAGAGGATTTGCTGCAGGACGTTCATGTCGATGAGGACGAGGAAGGTCTGTACGAGGATGAAGAGGAGGAAGGTGAAGAATGGTTCACCGATGAATCGGTTGCATTCGTCGCCAGTCTGCTGACGCACATGGCGATTTTGCTGGGATTGGCGTTTATCCCCATCCTTATCGAAAAAGATCCTTCGGCGGTTGTTCTGGTCAGTTCGCCTCCTGAATATGACCAAGAACGTGTCGAAGTCATCACCGACATTGCCTACAGTTTGGCTCCGAGTGAAAAAATTGGAGCGAACAGCGAAGCCGAAGCCGAGCTTTCCGAAGCCTCTGCAGAAATGTTCGCCGAAGTCGCCGAGATCCCGCAGCCGATCGATTTGCGTGAAAGCCCCATCGCGACGATCAACATTTCCAAAATGTTTCAGGAAGCGGTCGCACCGGTCGATCGTCTGAAAGAACTGAAGGGAAAGACCGGCGTCGGTGCCGTGGGAGCCGCCGGTGCGGTCGATCGTTTGACCTGGGAAATCCTCCAGTCGATGCAAGAACGGCCGACACTGGTCGTGTGGCTGTTTGATCAAAGTGGCTCTTTGCATCGCCAGCGACAAGAAATTCGTGATCGGTTCGACCGAATCTATAAAGAATTGAAGCTTGTCGAAGAAAGCGGCCACGAAGCGTTCGAACGACAGGACCCCAGTACCGCTCAGCTGGTTACCAGTATCTTTGGGTTTGGGCAAAAGGTGGAATTGCTGACTCCCGAACCGATTGTCGATCTGGCTGAAATTAAAAGTATTGTCGATAACATCCAGGTCGATTCGTCCGGGGTGGAGCAAGTCTTTACTGCCATTTACTCCGCGGCCCGTGAATACAAGGGCTTGCGTCGCCACCGCTTGGGCGTGGGGGCTCAGAGGAATGTCATGCTGGTCGTGGTCACCGACGAACGGGGCGACGATGCGGATGGGCTGAACCCAACGATCGATATCTGCCGCAAGTATGGCATGCCGGTTTACGTCATCGGAGTCCCTGCACCGTTTGGACGCGAAACAACGTTTGTAAAATATGTCGACCCCGACCCGAAGTACGACCAGTCCCCGCAGTGGGCTCAAGTCGATCAAGGGCCTGAATCGCTGTTGCCCGAACGGGTCAAGATTGGGTTCACCGGGAACTATGCCGAAGAGCCCGTCATGGATAGTGGGTTTGGACCCTTCTCGCTCACGCGGCTTTGCTACGACACCGGGGGCATCTATTTCACGGTGCACCCCAACCGGAATGTGAACCGCCGTGTGAAGGGGAGCGAGATCGAAGCGTTCTCGGCGAATATGTCCTACTTCTTTGATCCCAACACGATGGCCCCATATCGGCCAGATTACGTTTCGAAAGAGGACTACGAGCGATTGGTGCAGTCCAGTCCGATGCGTCAAGCATTGGTCGCGGCCGCTCAGTTGCCCGGCGTCGATCGATTAGAACGCCCTCAGACTCGGTTTGTGAAGCGGAGTGAAGCGGGCTTGGTTGGGGATCTGACCACTGCCCAGCAAGACGCTGCAAAGCTGGAACCGCGAATCAACCGGATGGCCGACGTTTTGCTGCGTGGCGAAGATGGACGCAACGATGAAACCAGTCCTCGCTGGCAAGCAGGTTTTGATCTGGCCCTCGGCCGGGTACTGGCATTGAAAGTGCGTACGGAGACCTACAACGCGATGCTCGCGGCTGCCAAGCGAGGCATGCCCTTTAAGGATGAGAAGAACAACACCTGGGTGATTGCCCCTGACGCTGAAATCAGCGTTGGAAGTAAATGGGAGCGACAGTCGGCTCAGGCGGTCGAACTGCTTGAACGTGTTGTTAAGGAGCATGCAGGAACCCCGTGGGCGATCCTTGCCAAGCAAGAATTGGAAACGCCTCTTGGGTGGAAGTGGAAAGAAGAGTTCACCGATTTGAACCCGCGTCCCGCTGGCGGCGGCAACAATAACAACAACAATAATCCTCCGCCGAGCGACGATAAAAAACGGATGCTCAAAAAAGCCCCCAAGCGTCCAATCCCAAAACTGTAGTTCAGCCGAGGGGTGGATGGTTTGATGATGCCGTTGTTATCTGTGTCGGTTGTGCTTTCTGCAAACGCTTTCTTTTAGTGGATGTTGGGTCTATGTTGCGTGGACTGGTGGGCGGTTTCGCCGTTTTGGCTTGTGCGGCACTCGCTTCGGGTGGGCAGTTTAATCGAATCTTAGATATCGGCGATCCAGCCCCCGAATGGTCGGCGCTGCCAGGCACCGATGGAAAGACGCATGACGCAAAATCGCTTGCGGGCGCTCCGGTGGTGGTGGTCGTTTTCACCTGCAACAGCTGCCCCTATGCCGTCGATGCGGAGGAGCGAATCGTTCAGCTGCACGCCGACTACGCGGCCAAAAACGTGGCTGTCGTAGCGATCAACGTCAACTTGGTCGAAGAGGATCGGCTGCCGGCGATGAAAGAGAAAGTTGAAGCGAACGGTTGGAAGTTCCCGTATCTGTTTGACGAAAGCCAGCAGATCGCCAAGGAATTCGGAGCCAAATACACGCCGGAGGTTTACGTTTTGGATCGTGAACGCAAAGTCGCTTACATGGGGTCCATGGACGATAGTCCAGACGGCAAGAATGTAACGAAGACCTACGTGCGAGATGCCATCGACGCAGTCCTCGAGGGCCGTGACGTCGCTACCGCCGAAACCGTTCCTGTAGGCTGCCGAATTCGAATGTCCCGCCGCCGCTAAGCGGGCAGTCGCGTCAATCGGAAACGGAGAAAGCTTGTCGCCTTTCGCGGCGCGAAAAAACGTCTTTTTGGGAGCTGCTTTCGCGGCGCGAAAGGCGACAAAAACCGTCATTTGTAAATTTCGCTTCCGCCGGTTCTGTAGGTCGTGGCGAGAGAATGTTTGGCGTTCTCTCAGTGCCCGCCTTTTTTTCGATACTTGTTTGGGTTCTCCGCTTTTCCTGTGATCTCATACAAGAACCGGCTAGGCGTGGTTGGCCGCGGTTTCCCCCAGCGGCGGCGGGTGAGCGCCATCGAAAGGGTGAGCGTTTCCTGGGCTCGGGTGACACCGACGTAACAGAGGCGTCTTTCTTCGGCGATGTCGTTCTCGCTGCCACTCTTGACGCTTCGTCCGTGGGGCAGCAGACCTTCTTCCATCCCGACCATGTAGACGACGGGGAATTCCAAGCCTTTGGCCGCATGCATCGTCAGCAGCCAGACGGCGTTCTTTTGCGCTAGCTTGTCTTTCTCGTTCCCCATTTCTCGTCCGGCGAGCACCGTTTCGGAGAGGAAACCGGCAAGGTCGGGATCTTTGTCGCGGTCCTCGTAGGCCGAAATCGCATTGACCAGTTCTTGGATCGAATTGGTTCTTGCTTCGATCTCTTCGGGTTCGTTGTAGACCCTGCGGATTTCTGCAAAGTACTGCGTCCGTTCGATCAGCGTTTGGACCGCCCCGGTCAGCGACCCCAGGGTGGCTTCTTGAACGTCTTTCAGCAGCGACCGTAGGCTGTCGACGCCACGTTGTGCGGCTGGAGGCAGGTCCGACACAGCGTCTGGATCGGCCATGATTTGCCAAGCCGGTTTACCGCCCTGAACGGCTCGTGAAATGATTTCCTGAACCGATTTGTTTCCTAAGCCGCGCGGCGGCGTATTGATAACACGCAGGAGCGAGATTTCGTCGTTGGGCTGGTCGATCCATTTCAGGTAGGCCAACAGGTCTCGGATTTCGCGACGGTCAAAGAAAGATTGGCTTCCCAGCATCACGTAGGGAACGTTCATCTTTCTTAATTCCGTTTCGAACAAACGCGGCTGTTCGTTTGTGCGGAATAGAATCGCAACGTCGCGAGGTTCGTAGCGGCCGCGATCAAGCAGTCGGGCAATTTCGCCAACGACCAATTTTGATTCCTCGGTTTCATCCTTCAGCTGCAGGATCCGAGGTCGTTGGCCGACCGCGCGGATCGGGCGAAGGGTTTTGTCGTGCCGCGTTGCATTGAATTCGATCAAGCGGTTGGCCATTTCCAGGATTTGGCCGCTCGATCGATAATTGTCTTCCAGTCGAACGACCGTTGCGTCCGGCCAGTCCTTGTTGAAATTCAGGATGTGCGTAACGTCGGCGCCGCGCCAGCCATAGATCGATTGATCGTCATCCCCGACGACGCACAGGTTGCGGTGGGATTCCGACAGGCACTTAATGATCCGGTATTGGCTGCCGTTGGTGTCTTGGTATTCGTCGACCAAGATATGGTCGTATTTGCTGGATTCTTCTTTGCGGACTTCCTCGTCCTCTTGGAGAAGCATTTCGGTGTGGACCAGCAGGTCATCAAAATCCATCGCTCCGCACGAGCGGAGGCCATCCTGGTAGCGGCGGTAGGCGCTCGCAGCCAAGTGTTCTTTGTCGGTTTCGGCGACCGATCCAGCATCGGCGGGGAGGATGGATTGATTTTTCCAGCCACCAATAATCGACAGCAGGTCTCCCGGTTTCAGGGCGGTTCCTGGTAGCCGCAAATCGCGCAATACCGCACGCGCGAGCGATTCTTGATCACTTCGGTCATAAATTGCGAATTTAGCGGGAAAGCCAATCCGTTTGGCGTGCCGGCGCAGAATGCGAACGCACTGCGAATGGAACGTGCCAATCGTCGGTTTGGGGCTTTTGTCCGCCTTCCCTTTGCTGGAACGCTTTTTGGGGCCGATCAACTCGGTGACCCGCTCCTGCATTTCCCCAGCGGCTTTGTTGGTGAAAGTCACCGCCAAAATTCGGTCGGGGGAGGTTCCATGGCGGATCAGGTTGGCAATCCGGAAGGTCACCACGCGGGTCTTGCCCGTGCCAGCGCCTGCCAGAACCAACATTGGTCCTTTGAGTGTTTCGACGGCCTGTTTTTGGGCCGGATTCAGTCCATGCGTCATGGTCGCGAATGGTAGCGACCAAAAGTCAAATCGAGAAGCGGAGGGTTCTCAATTGGGGGCGAAATGCCGCTCCCCAAAGGTGATTAAGCCGCCGATTCGGTCAACTGCAGGGCGTCAAGCAGGTTTTCGAAACGCTCATCTGCCGCACGACGACGTTGTAGTCGTTCGTTGACGTCCCAACTGGACCGGATGGCCAGGACCCGAGCGGCGATTTCGATGTCCGATAAAACCGTCTCATTTTGAGAGCGACGGTTCGAATTTGCGACGCGGTTGGTTGTGTTCTGAGTCTGAGTTTGAACTGGGGCGTTTTCAATAGCAGTTGACATCGTGGTTTCTCCTGAAAGCGAAACATTGGTGACGCTTGGGCCGGGAGACTGTTTATAAGCCATCTCCGTAGGGCTTCGCTGGCCAACCTATGACCAGCTTTGAATCGTTCACCGCGAAGGTTGGTGATTCAATGATTGACTCTTAAGGCAATCATCGTGCCAATTACACTTATTGACGCAATCGACATAAAGAAGTTCGCCGGAAGAACCGTCAAATTGGTAAGAAACGTAGGAAAACGTGCCGAATTTTTTTGCAGGTCGGCTGATTCACGTTTTAAAAACGCAATGGTCAGTGATCGGTCGGCCAACATTTCGTTTCAAAATCTTGCAAGGTTTGCAACCGACCACCAGGAAGTTCGGTGATCTGGAGGCCTTCGTCGACCAAGGAAATGCAGGAAATTAGCTGTTTCAGGTCTTCCCGGAAGCAGTTTGCATGCAAGTGCACAAATTGCAATTGTTGCCCATTGTCGTACAACATGCCGGTAATCTGCCGTTGTAGCAGGCCGTCGATCATCCAGACAAAATATCCATCCAGTTCCAGGTCCAGCTTCGGTAATTCGGCCAGCCGGTCTGCGGAAGCTTCGAAACTGAGCTGAAGCGGGGTTCCGCTGGCTCCGGTGATTTGGATTTCAAATTTAGCTAAGCTCAAAGCAATCGGTCTCAAATGAAAAAAACGGAACGGGCGGCCCATATTCAGGAGCAATTGGCGGAACGGTATCCGGATCCTCCTATCCCCCTAGATCATACCGATCCCTTTACGCTTTTGGTGGCCGTCCTGTTAAGTGCCCAGTGTACCGACAAGAAAGTCAACGAAATCACCCCCGCTCTGTTCCGTGCCGGAGGGACGCCGGAGGCAATGTCTAAATTAGGGGTGGAGGCGATTCTGGAGATCATCCGCCCGCTTGGCTTGGCACCACAAAAGGCAAAAGCGATCGATGGTCTTTCCAGACGTTTGATCGATGTGTACGACAGTCAGGTCCCCGATAGTTTTGAAGCGTTAGAATCGTTGCCAGGGGTTGGGCACAAAACGGCAAGTGTGGTGATGGCCCAAGCCTTCGGCCATCCGGCTTTTCCGGTCGATACGCACATCCATCGTTTGGCTCAGCGGTGGGGTTTGACCGATGGCCGTAGCGTCAAACAAACCGAGCAGGATTTGAAACGTCTTTTTCCGCGAGAATCGTGGAACGAACTGCATTTGCAAATCATTTTTTACGGCCGTGAATTTTGTACCGCTCGCGGCTGCGACGGCACCAAGTGCCCGCTCTGTCGTGAACTGTACCCGCGCCGCCGAAGTCCGGTGGTGCATCGAAAAGCGTAAGACACTGTAAAGCGTAAGACATCGTTATGA comes from the Roseimaritima multifibrata genome and includes:
- a CDS encoding vWA domain-containing protein, with the protein product MSIDSVPSYDSASSRTPVPLAGGPDSGASEDLLQDVHVDEDEEGLYEDEEEEGEEWFTDESVAFVASLLTHMAILLGLAFIPILIEKDPSAVVLVSSPPEYDQERVEVITDIAYSLAPSEKIGANSEAEAELSEASAEMFAEVAEIPQPIDLRESPIATINISKMFQEAVAPVDRLKELKGKTGVGAVGAAGAVDRLTWEILQSMQERPTLVVWLFDQSGSLHRQRQEIRDRFDRIYKELKLVEESGHEAFERQDPSTAQLVTSIFGFGQKVELLTPEPIVDLAEIKSIVDNIQVDSSGVEQVFTAIYSAAREYKGLRRHRLGVGAQRNVMLVVVTDERGDDADGLNPTIDICRKYGMPVYVIGVPAPFGRETTFVKYVDPDPKYDQSPQWAQVDQGPESLLPERVKIGFTGNYAEEPVMDSGFGPFSLTRLCYDTGGIYFTVHPNRNVNRRVKGSEIEAFSANMSYFFDPNTMAPYRPDYVSKEDYERLVQSSPMRQALVAAAQLPGVDRLERPQTRFVKRSEAGLVGDLTTAQQDAAKLEPRINRMADVLLRGEDGRNDETSPRWQAGFDLALGRVLALKVRTETYNAMLAAAKRGMPFKDEKNNTWVIAPDAEISVGSKWERQSAQAVELLERVVKEHAGTPWAILAKQELETPLGWKWKEEFTDLNPRPAGGGNNNNNNNPPPSDDKKRMLKKAPKRPIPKL
- a CDS encoding thioredoxin family protein, producing MLRGLVGGFAVLACAALASGGQFNRILDIGDPAPEWSALPGTDGKTHDAKSLAGAPVVVVVFTCNSCPYAVDAEERIVQLHADYAAKNVAVVAINVNLVEEDRLPAMKEKVEANGWKFPYLFDESQQIAKEFGAKYTPEVYVLDRERKVAYMGSMDDSPDGKNVTKTYVRDAIDAVLEGRDVATAETVPVGCRIRMSRRR
- the hisH gene encoding imidazole glycerol phosphate synthase subunit HisH — its product is MITIVDYQMGNLRSVQKAMERVGATAHITSDPKEIAAAERLILPGVGGFGEAMAELKRRDLVSPLQDYCQTNRPFLGICLGLQLLFDTGYEGGTFEGLGVLPGEVVRFQRPAGFKVPHMGWNTVNVCPPTAPILPDNIAEAYFYFVHSYYVVPADPNVVALTCDYGGEFCAMIRRGNLFATQFHPEKSQANGLELLRRFAELTVED
- the trmB gene encoding tRNA (guanosine(46)-N7)-methyltransferase TrmB; amino-acid sequence: MPRRSLRSLRAALPLDRYLSTVEELPPLLTSSSLFNNDAPLEIEVGSGKGLFMQTASAAEPDHNFLGIEIAHKYAASAAARLARNEQSNARMVAGDAEPLFQAKIPEGSLEAVHVYFPDPWWKTRHKGRRVLNEAFIENATRCLRIGGRFHFWTDVLDYFESTIEKAALVAPNLGPPIPEIAPAAEHDLDYRTHFERRSRKHRIPVYRVCYRKQA
- the tyrS gene encoding tyrosine--tRNA ligase, with translation MSSTDLLAELRWRGLIHQCTDEAGLEKLLSEPQTIYIGFDPTATSLHIGGLMQLMLLRRFQKAGHRPIALVGGATGMIGDPTGKSEERNLLTPEQLAANVDGIAAQMRAFIDFDGDQPALLLNNHDWMKDFSFLDFLRDVGKNFPVGTMLGKESVRARLESESGLSYTEFSYQLLQAYDFVHLAREHGCFIQGGGSDQWGNITAGIDLARRMLGKPLVGLTAPLLLTSDGRKMGKTEKGAIWLDPQRTSPYAFYQYWRNVEDVDVMRCIAFLTEIDKEEYDELAVKVAEDPGRREAPQRLAEWMTRFVHGEEGLQAALKASKMLFGGEIDSLSDNALGEIFEDVPSQEFPRSALEGEGLWVVEAFQKSGLASSNGDARRTIKDGGAYVNNRRVVDMDNRLTEKDLASETVMVLRKGKRKYALLKFL
- the hemE gene encoding uroporphyrinogen decarboxylase, producing MDPDFGGLRVAALQSRRPGDMARLIEKHNGVAYVSPSMREVPIEPNRPAIDFAYRVMTGEITYVILLTGVGFRQLIKSIERHVDLQQFLDSLSDITTVCRGPKPVAAMREFGLKPTFKVGEPNTWRELLQLVDSVAPVQYQTVAVQEYGITNTSLIAGLEARGGQVLALKVYGWEYPEDTSALEQNVRAICAGDRDVLLVTSGHQVVNMLRMAEHLKLTDRLRTRLRSMVVGSIGPTTTEMLQECELTADFEPPHPKMGHLVVEAAKRCRTLGEYKKVTTVMDPVTGERIPHPSQESLFMRACRGESTERTPIWLMRQAGRYMQEYREVRAKQSFLELCKKPELCSEVMCTAVDRLGVDAAIIFSDLLPILEPMGFDLEFVKGDGPVIHNPIRSPNEVDRVQELEDVSSLDFVFETVRQTRADLPQHLPLIGFAGSPFTLASYAIEGGGSRQYVHTKQLMHTDAGAWHSLMGKLARSVVRYLNAQIAAGAQCVQLFDSWAGCLSPIDYGQFVLPHMKQIFEGITPGVPVINFATGNPELLPLLRGDRRTVVGVDWRIPLDTAWQRIGHDRPVQGNLDPAVLLGDPEQIRLRASEVLAQAAGRPGHIFNLGHGVLQQTPVENVIALVEYVKATSGS